From Fusobacterium varium:
CTCCGCTTGATATTTTTACCAATATTACAGAAGAAACTTCTACTTTCTACAGGGCCCTAAAATATGGAGAAGCTTGCCTTAACAATACCCAAGTAATTCTTTACAGCAATGGAAAAAAAGAACCAATAGTTGACAGTACAATCCCTATCATTTTAAATAATAAAATCATAGGTGCTGTAAATACTGTACGTTTTGTTAGCAACTTTAAAAAGAATAACTTTACAAATCATTCAAATATAATAGCACCATGTTTTAATGACCTTTATACAATTAATGATATAATAGGAACTTCTGATGAAATACTTTCTTTAAAAAATAAGATTTCTAAAGTTTCAAAAACAGATTCAAATGTATTTATTTATGGAGAAACTGGAACAGGAAAGGAGATGGTAGCTCAATCTATTCATAGCAACAGTGACAGAAAAAATAAAATATTTATTTCTCAAAATTGTGCTGCTATACCTGATAATCTTTTAGAAAGTATCCTCTTTGGAACTACAAAGGGAAGCTATACAGATGCAATCAATAGACCTGGAATTTTTGAAATGGCACATGGAGGAACAATCTTCCTTGATGAAATAAATTCTATGAATCTCAATATGCAGGCAAAACTTTTGAGAATAATAGAAGATAAAAAAATAACAAGAATAGGTGGAATAGAAACGAAAGAGGTTGATGTGCGTATCATTGCTGCCATTAATGAAGCTCCTGAAACTTGTTTAGCTGAAAAGAGAATTCGTCCAGATCTTTTTTACAGATTATCCAGTGTACAGATAAAAACACCTTCATTAGCTGAGAGAAATGAAGATATTGAAAACCTTGCTCAATTTTTTATTGAGTTTTATAATAAAAAAATGAATAAAGATATTAAAGACATTTCAAAAGATGTCTTTAAAATTTTCTATAACTATACATGGCCTGGAAATGTAAGAGAACTAAAAAATGTTATTGAAACTGCTTTTAACTTCTCTGCTTCAAAAACTATTGAACTTTGTGATATTCCAGAATATATAAAGAATTACAAAAAAGAACATAATCTTTTTAAATGCTGTAATTCCAATAATGAATATTTATATGAAGATACCTCTCTCAATACAGCACTTGAAAATTTTGAAAAAGATTATATATTGAAAGCTTCAAAAAATACTCTATCTTTTTCAGAATTAGCAGATACTCTCAAAATATCAAGACAACTTCTAAATCATAAAATTAAAAAATATGATTTGAGAAAACATATTAATTACTAATAATCAAAAGAGGATAACCTATGGGCATTTAATCCAGCCTTTTAGTTATCCTCCTTATTTTTTATTTATATCTTTTCTTCATATTAATTAAAAATTAAATTTATATCCAACTGATAATGTTACTCTTGAATAATCTAAATCTTTCTTAAATCTCCCCTCATCTGTATTGGCTTTTATTTCAGCT
This genomic window contains:
- a CDS encoding putative arginine utilization regulatory protein RocR, whose product is MLENYIELIKMIDNSFDGIMVVDENLKIRYCKYFSASGLGSVDVKTAIGKTPLDIFTNITEETSTFYRALKYGEACLNNTQVILYSNGKKEPIVDSTIPIILNNKIIGAVNTVRFVSNFKKNNFTNHSNIIAPCFNDLYTINDIIGTSDEILSLKNKISKVSKTDSNVFIYGETGTGKEMVAQSIHSNSDRKNKIFISQNCAAIPDNLLESILFGTTKGSYTDAINRPGIFEMAHGGTIFLDEINSMNLNMQAKLLRIIEDKKITRIGGIETKEVDVRIIAAINEAPETCLAEKRIRPDLFYRLSSVQIKTPSLAERNEDIENLAQFFIEFYNKKMNKDIKDISKDVFKIFYNYTWPGNVRELKNVIETAFNFSASKTIELCDIPEYIKNYKKEHNLFKCCNSNNEYLYEDTSLNTALENFEKDYILKASKNTLSFSELADTLKISRQLLNHKIKKYDLRKHINY